The genomic window TACATTATCCAGAACCGCATCCAGGACCCCGAACAGCTGCGCGCTTTCGATAGCGACGGTTACCGCTTCGCTGAATCCATGTCCGAGGCTGATACCTGGGTCTTTATTCGCGACCAGGCTTAACACTTACTTTTCACTTTTCACGAACAGTACCAGAGGCACCCTATGCAGCGGCGCACACTCGGCCCCTTCGACGTTTCGGCCATTGGTTTCGGCTGCATGAGCCTGTCCCACGGCTATGGCCCTGGGCCCGATGAAGACAGCGCCATCCGCCTGCTGCATCAGGCGCTGGACGCAGGCCATACCCTGCTCGATACCGCCGCCCTCTATGGTTTCGGGCAGAATGAAAGCCTGCTCGGCCAGGCGGTGATGCACAGGCGCGATGAGTTCGTGCTGACGAGCAAGTGCGGTATTTTCCGGAACGAGGCCGGCACGCGGGAAATCAATGGCCGCCCCGAGGTGCTGCGCAAAACCTGTGAAGACAGCCTGCGTCGCCTCAATACCGACACCATTGATCTGTACTACCTGCACCGCTGGGACAAGCAGGTGCCCATCGAGGAAAGCGTTGGCGCCCTGGGTGATCTGGTGCGTGCGGGCAAAGTCCGCGCCCTGGGCCTGTCCGAAGTATCGGCGAAGACCCTGCAGCGTGCCCACGCCGAACATCCGATCAGTGCCGTGCAGAGCGAGTATTCACTCTGGACCCGCGAGCCCGAAATTGCCGTGCTGCAGGCCTGCAAGGACATAGGAGCCGCCTTCGTGGCCTTCAGCCCGCTGGCCCGGGGCTTTCTGCCCGGCCAGTTGAACAACCCGCGGCAACTGGCCGAAAGTGACCTCAGGCGCAGCATGCCGCGCTTTAGCGAGCAGCACTACCCGGCCAACCTTGCGCTGCTGCGCGAATACCACCGCATCGCACGGCAGGCGGAATGCTCCATGGCGCAACTGGCGCTGGCCTGGCTACTGGCCAAGGCAGATCACATCATTCCGATCCCGGGGACCAGCAATGCCGACCATATGATCGAAAACAGCCAGAGCGCCGAGGTCGAGCTGTCGCAGGAAACAATGGAACGGCTGGGGGAGCTGATTAACCAGCATACGGTCAAGGGCGCGCGCTATAACGACGCTACCCTGCAGGAAGTCGATACCGAAACTTTCTAAGCTCTTACGCTGAGCCCTTAGCTCCACCCCCTTAAAGGGCGCGCTCACGGGCAAAGAGGTACTGACTGGCCGTGATCAGCAGAATCAGCGTCAGCAGCGGCACATAAAGCAGAATCAGTGCCAGGGAGTAGCGCCAGCCCAGCAGTTGTTGCACCAGGTCCGATGAGACGCCGGAACCGAGATAGACCCCCAGTACCGCCAGAAACAGACTGCGCAATCCCGCCGGCACCGCCACGGGCCTGCCCGCGACCGCCAGGGCTCCGGTCAGGCACATGGACCCCAGCATCCAGGGCAACGGAATCTCGGCCAGCCACGCCAGGTAACCGCCCAGGGTGGCGAGTATCAGAGTGACCAGGGTTATGCGCATAAGGTCCAGTCCGGCAACTCAGGAAAAGCAGGCCCAATGACAAAAAAGCACCGCTGACCTGGCCAGCGGTGCTTTTTCTGAAGCGATCCTTGCAAAGCGTTTCAGGAGGCTGCCCGAGCCTCAATCCTCAGTGTCTGACGATCCGAGCGCCTTCGAGCAGGTCAGGCCGGGACTCCACATAGGTGAAATAGACACTGCATTTCGCCAGTGAGCGCACACAAGCATTCAGAAAAGCTTTCATTCATCGCACCCTTGTTATTGTTTTCGGCCCCGCAACCTTAGTCTCAGAGCGCAGGCGGAACTATATAACGGAAATCTGTCAGCCGCCAGCCCGGCAAAACCAGCGGCCAGGCGACACTCCCTGTGTTCAATAGCGCCAGGGCTACTGTGCTCAGCTGCGCGGCAGTTGCAGCTCGACTTCGAGACCGCCAGTGGTGCGATTACGCAAATGAATCTCGCCACCGTGGGCGTGGGCAATGCTGCGGGCGATGGAGAGCCCCAGGCCTATGCCGCCGGTATCCCGGTTGCGTGACCCTTCCAGCCGCACGAAGGGATCGAACACCCGTTCAAGATCCGCCGCCGCTATACCGGGCCCCTGATCACGCACAAATATCTGCAGCTGCTGGGCGTCCTGACGTATTTCGACCTCGGCACTGCCGCCATAGTGACAGGCATTTTCAAGCAGGTTGCTCAGGGCCCGGCGCAGGGACACAGGCCGGCACAAAAACGGAATTCGCCGACTGTCGTCATAGCTGATATTCAGTCCCAGCGCCTGCAGGTCGTCACACAGACTGCCGGTCAGGGCCGCCAGGTCCACATTGCGTGAGTCTTCCTGCACCGCATCCTCCCGTGTGAACGCCAGGGTCGCATTTATCATGTCCTGCATTTCCCCCAGGATGCACAGCATCTTGTCCCGCTCCGGCCCCTGGGGCAGAAACTCGGCATGCAGGCGCAGGGACGTCAGCGGGGTGCGCAGGTCATGGGAAATGGCCGCCATCATCTGGGTACGGTTGCGCACGAAGCGCTCGAGGCGCTCACGCATGCGGTTGAAGGCCCGCATGGTGTGGCGCATATCCTGCGGGCCCTGCTCGGAAATAACCTCTGTTGCCTCGCCGCGCCCTATTCGGTCCGCCGCCTGGGTCAGCGCCGCCAGAGGCGCTGTGACGTGGCGTACAATCAGCACCACCACTATGACCGTAAGAGCAAAGAGCCCCAGCGCCACCAGCAGCGGGCCTATCCAGCTCGGCAATTTGGTGGGCGACAGCAGCACCGCATTGAGCCACTGGCCGTCGCCACGCTGCAGCGATACCGTGGCCAGGGGCAGGCCACCGTCGGCGGAGTCGAACAGCAAATTGGGCCTGAGCAGATTCTGTACCCAGCTGTAGCACCAGTAGTAACGCGGGCTGATCGACAGCCGGGTCTGATCCGGCGCCGTGCTGGAAAGGTCGCTTAAACGCTGATACAGCGGATGATCAGGCGCGGTGCGCTCAGCGGGGCTGGCGGCGGCATCGTCCTCAATGGCGAAGCGAAAACGGGTGCTGGTCACGGAGCTGAGCATCTGCTGATGCAGCTCGATCGGTGTGTCGCCGAGCAGACGCTCCATGGCGGCGCTGCGCGAGACCAGGTCTTCCATCTGGCTGTGCCGCACGGCGCGACTGCGCTCCTCGAAGAAGATATACACCGTCGTGGCATTCACAATCCCCAGCGTCACGATCAGCAGACCAATCACCCTGCCGGGCAGGCTCTGGCGCAGGTAGCGCAGCATTACTCGCTTACCTCGACGCTGAGCATGTAGCCACCGCCCCACACCGTCTTGATCAGTACCGGATTACCCGGATCCTGCTCGATCTTGCGGCGCAGCCGACTGACCTGGTTATCGATACTGCGATCGAATACCTCAGCCTGGCGGCCCCTTGTCATATCCAGCAGCTGCTCGCGGCTCAGCACTCGCTGCGGATGCGCCAGAAAGGTCGACAGCAGCTTGAATTCAGCGGTGCTCAGGGGTACCGCCACCTCATCGGCCCCCACCAGCTCCCGGCGTGCAACATCCAGCCGCCAGCCGGCAAAGCGCAGCTGCTCCACCGCCGGCGCCTCGCGCTGCGGTGGCAGCGCCTCGGTGCGTCGCAACACCGCCTT from Marinobacterium aestuarii includes these protein-coding regions:
- a CDS encoding aldo/keto reductase, translated to MQRRTLGPFDVSAIGFGCMSLSHGYGPGPDEDSAIRLLHQALDAGHTLLDTAALYGFGQNESLLGQAVMHRRDEFVLTSKCGIFRNEAGTREINGRPEVLRKTCEDSLRRLNTDTIDLYYLHRWDKQVPIEESVGALGDLVRAGKVRALGLSEVSAKTLQRAHAEHPISAVQSEYSLWTREPEIAVLQACKDIGAAFVAFSPLARGFLPGQLNNPRQLAESDLRRSMPRFSEQHYPANLALLREYHRIARQAECSMAQLALAWLLAKADHIIPIPGTSNADHMIENSQSAEVELSQETMERLGELINQHTVKGARYNDATLQEVDTETF
- a CDS encoding sensor histidine kinase, with translation MLRYLRQSLPGRVIGLLIVTLGIVNATTVYIFFEERSRAVRHSQMEDLVSRSAAMERLLGDTPIELHQQMLSSVTSTRFRFAIEDDAAASPAERTAPDHPLYQRLSDLSSTAPDQTRLSISPRYYWCYSWVQNLLRPNLLFDSADGGLPLATVSLQRGDGQWLNAVLLSPTKLPSWIGPLLVALGLFALTVIVVVLIVRHVTAPLAALTQAADRIGRGEATEVISEQGPQDMRHTMRAFNRMRERLERFVRNRTQMMAAISHDLRTPLTSLRLHAEFLPQGPERDKMLCILGEMQDMINATLAFTREDAVQEDSRNVDLAALTGSLCDDLQALGLNISYDDSRRIPFLCRPVSLRRALSNLLENACHYGGSAEVEIRQDAQQLQIFVRDQGPGIAAADLERVFDPFVRLEGSRNRDTGGIGLGLSIARSIAHAHGGEIHLRNRTTGGLEVELQLPRS
- a CDS encoding response regulator, with product MNSTPHILVVDDHQEIRDLVARYLEQYEMRVSTARDGQEMKRRLAGSAIDLVVLDLMMPGEDGLALCRHLREHSQIPIIMLTAMAEETDRVLGLEMGADDYLTKPFFPRELLARIKAVLRRTEALPPQREAPAVEQLRFAGWRLDVARRELVGADEVAVPLSTAEFKLLSTFLAHPQRVLSREQLLDMTRGRQAEVFDRSIDNQVSRLRRKIEQDPGNPVLIKTVWGGGYMLSVEVSE
- a CDS encoding AbrB family transcriptional regulator, which translates into the protein MRITLVTLILATLGGYLAWLAEIPLPWMLGSMCLTGALAVAGRPVAVPAGLRSLFLAVLGVYLGSGVSSDLVQQLLGWRYSLALILLYVPLLTLILLITASQYLFARERAL